The Haloplanus sp. CK5-1 genome contains a region encoding:
- a CDS encoding DUF2309 domain-containing protein, protein MSTDPGIRECIDAAADAVGSAWPLHSFVTANPLAGFEDRPFHEAVADAERVLGGDGYPSADVFRRAWESGRIDSEALRSRLDDHGYDADPEASLDRLAERTAAGRETAPETDRVDAVLTKWLAAFLDRGRATWSMPNRERGFYDAFRAVAPHDGEIPDGDALADLSDDPIDAIRDRLADYPVGQWRDIFQFQLAALPGWTGLIKRRAADGDDWQSAYPITLAGYLAIRLALATQFDAPVAPAEAPGCEADDADGDRVPLPELWLSAWEATYRTELVESVADASDSADDDGGRPDAQLVFCIDTRSEIIRRHVEATGDYETHGYAGFFGVPMRHDDYGSDVAVDACPPIVDPQHRIADRPVESADERDDYDRWHAAVDAATSAVHGLTENAATAFSFVESAGLGYGAALAARTLLPGRVADLLGSADERGPDEHGFCEPSIDHDPGVEGDLPTGLTLDEKVEYAATAFELMGWETFARLVVFTGHASRTANNPFDSSLDCGACAGNPGGPNARVLAAICNDDAVRAALRDRGIDVPDDTVFLAGEHNTTTDEVELYATDVPESHEADLERLRADLGTARVGAATERAEDMGADPDSGPRDVRRRAVDWAETRPEWGLAGNAGFVVGPRGLTDGLDLDGRAFLHSYDWTTDPDGDALEAILTGPLIVTQWINAQYYFATVDNAAYGSGSKVTQNPVGNVGVYQGNGGDLLTGLPLQSLMSADGEPYHQPLRLSTVVHAPTDRVTEVLADHEDVAGLLDDGWLSLTVVDPQRDDRAFHYDGGLEWTPASGRREAAVSEPESEPAVADD, encoded by the coding sequence ATGAGTACTGACCCCGGGATCCGGGAGTGTATCGACGCGGCGGCCGACGCGGTCGGCTCCGCCTGGCCGCTCCACTCGTTCGTGACGGCGAACCCACTCGCCGGATTCGAGGACCGGCCCTTCCACGAGGCCGTCGCGGACGCCGAACGCGTCCTCGGCGGCGACGGCTACCCGAGCGCCGACGTGTTTCGCCGGGCGTGGGAGTCGGGACGGATCGACTCCGAGGCGCTTCGCTCACGGTTGGACGACCACGGCTACGACGCCGACCCGGAGGCGTCGCTCGACCGCTTGGCCGAGCGGACGGCCGCCGGGCGCGAGACGGCGCCGGAGACCGATCGGGTCGACGCGGTTCTGACGAAGTGGCTCGCGGCCTTCCTCGATCGGGGGCGGGCGACGTGGTCGATGCCGAACCGCGAACGCGGGTTCTACGACGCGTTCCGCGCCGTCGCACCCCACGACGGCGAGATTCCGGACGGCGACGCCCTCGCCGACCTCTCCGACGATCCGATCGACGCGATCCGGGACCGCCTCGCCGACTACCCCGTGGGTCAGTGGCGGGATATCTTCCAGTTCCAGTTGGCGGCGCTCCCGGGCTGGACGGGCCTCATCAAGCGGCGGGCTGCCGACGGCGACGACTGGCAGTCGGCGTACCCGATCACGCTGGCGGGGTATCTGGCGATCCGGCTGGCGCTCGCGACCCAGTTCGACGCGCCCGTCGCGCCGGCCGAAGCGCCCGGCTGCGAGGCCGACGACGCCGACGGGGACCGCGTCCCGCTCCCGGAGCTCTGGCTCTCGGCGTGGGAGGCGACCTACCGCACGGAACTGGTCGAGTCGGTCGCCGACGCGAGCGACTCGGCCGACGACGATGGCGGCCGTCCGGACGCCCAACTGGTCTTCTGTATCGACACCCGCTCCGAGATCATCCGCCGCCACGTCGAGGCCACGGGGGACTACGAGACACACGGCTACGCCGGCTTCTTCGGCGTCCCGATGCGCCACGACGACTACGGATCGGACGTGGCCGTCGACGCCTGTCCACCGATCGTCGACCCGCAACACCGGATCGCGGACCGGCCGGTGGAGTCGGCCGACGAACGCGACGACTACGACCGGTGGCACGCCGCGGTCGACGCGGCGACGTCGGCGGTCCACGGCCTCACGGAAAACGCCGCGACCGCGTTCAGTTTCGTCGAGAGCGCCGGCCTGGGGTACGGGGCGGCGCTGGCCGCTAGAACTCTCCTCCCGGGGCGCGTGGCCGACCTGCTCGGGTCCGCCGACGAGCGTGGCCCCGACGAACACGGGTTCTGCGAGCCGTCGATCGACCACGACCCGGGCGTCGAGGGCGACCTCCCAACGGGTCTCACCCTCGACGAGAAAGTCGAGTACGCCGCGACTGCCTTCGAACTGATGGGGTGGGAGACGTTCGCTCGCCTGGTCGTCTTCACCGGACACGCCAGCCGGACGGCGAACAACCCCTTCGATTCGAGCCTCGACTGCGGGGCCTGTGCGGGCAACCCCGGCGGCCCGAACGCCCGCGTCCTCGCGGCCATCTGCAACGACGACGCGGTCAGGGCGGCGCTCCGGGACCGCGGGATCGACGTCCCCGACGACACCGTCTTCCTCGCGGGCGAGCACAACACGACGACCGACGAGGTGGAACTGTACGCCACCGACGTCCCCGAGAGCCACGAGGCCGACCTCGAACGGCTCCGCGCCGACCTCGGGACCGCCCGCGTCGGGGCGGCCACCGAACGCGCCGAAGACATGGGAGCCGACCCCGACTCCGGCCCCCGCGACGTGCGGCGGCGCGCCGTCGACTGGGCGGAGACACGCCCGGAGTGGGGACTGGCCGGGAACGCCGGGTTCGTCGTCGGGCCCCGTGGCCTGACCGACGGTCTCGACCTCGACGGTCGGGCGTTCCTCCACTCCTACGACTGGACGACCGATCCGGACGGCGACGCTCTCGAAGCGATCCTGACCGGGCCGTTGATCGTCACCCAGTGGATCAACGCCCAGTACTACTTCGCGACGGTCGACAACGCGGCCTACGGGAGCGGCTCGAAGGTGACCCAGAACCCCGTCGGGAACGTCGGCGTCTACCAGGGGAACGGCGGCGACCTGTTGACCGGACTCCCGCTCCAGTCGCTGATGAGCGCCGACGGCGAGCCGTACCACCAGCCGCTCCGCCTCTCGACGGTCGTCCACGCGCCGACCGACCGTGTGACCGAGGTGCTGGCCGACCACGAGGACGTGGCCGGGCTGCTGGACGACGGCTGGCTGTCGCTGACCGTCGTCGACCCGCAACGGGACGACCGCGCGTTCCACTACGATGGCGGCCTCGAGTGGACGCCGGCGTCGGGTCGCCGCGAGGCCGCTGTGTCCGAACCGGAATCGGAGCCCGCGGTCGCGGACGACTGA